One Malaclemys terrapin pileata isolate rMalTer1 chromosome 21, rMalTer1.hap1, whole genome shotgun sequence DNA window includes the following coding sequences:
- the RAB25 gene encoding ras-related protein Rab-25 gives MGTAEEDYNFVFKVVLIGESGVGKTNLLSRFTRNEFNHDSRTTIGVEFSTRTVMVGNAMVKAQIWDTAGLERYRAITSAYYRGAVGALLVFDITKHQTYNVVERWLKELYDHAEATIIVMLVGNKTDLAQAREVPTEEAKMFAENNGLLFIETSALDSTNVEQAFETILRDIFSKVQKQQQRSPQDNKVSLSSENPHGASQTPEEKRACCVSL, from the exons ATGGGGACGGCGGAGGAGGACTATAACTTTGTCTTTAAGG TGGTCCTGATTGGAGAGTCCGGCGTGGGGAAGACCAATCTGCTCTCGCGCTTCACCCGCAATGAATTCAACCACGACAGCCGCACCACCATCGGCGTGGAGTTCTCCACCCGCACCGTCATGGTGGGCAATGCCATGGTGAAGGCACAGATCTGGGACACCGCCGGGCTGGAGCGGTACCGTGCCATCACCTCAGC GTATTacagaggagcagtgggcgccCTCCTGGTTTTCGACATCACCAAGCACCAGACCTACAACGTGGTGGAGCGCTGGCTGAAGGAGCTGTATGACCACGCCGAGGCCACCATCATCGTCATGCTGGTGGGCAACAAGACAGACTTAGCCCAGGCCCGCGAGGTGCCGACCGAGGAGGCCAAGATGTTTGCAG AAAACAACGGGCTGCTGTTCATCGAGACGTCTGCGCTGGACTCCACGAACGTCGAGCAGGCCTTCGAGACCATACTGAGAG ACATTTTCAGCAAAGTgcagaaacagcagcagagaaGCCCCCAGGACAACAAGGTGTCACTCTCCAGCGAGAACCCCCACGGCGCCTCCCAGACCCCGGAGGAGAAGCGAGCGTGCTGCGTGAGCCTCTGA